In Acholeplasma equirhinis, the sequence ATTTAGTGGTGACTTTAACAAGTTAAATGAAGAAGCTTTTAAAACTTTAGAAAAAGTACTAGATAAAGTTGAATTATCAAATGAAATGACTCTAGTTGAGGCTTTAATCAAAGGTAACCTTGCAAGTAGCAATCGTGAAGCACGTGAGTTTATTACAACCGGTGCTGTAAGTTTAAATGGTGAAAAAGTTACCGATTTAACATATACTATGGGTATAGGAAATAAAGTACATAGTAGATATGTCATTCTAAGAAGAGGTAAAAAGAAATACGCACTTGGCGTATTCTAGGAAATTATATGGATATTATTTTATATAACCCATTATCTTCCCGCGGGAAGAACATTAAAGTAGCAGCTAAATTAGAGAAAAAACTTAAGAAACAAAAACGTGAAGTTTTAATTATTAATCTTTTAAACATCATTGATGTTAAAGAGTTTTTAGATAAGCATAATGAAAGTGACAGAATCATCATCTTAGGTGGTGATGGTACACTTCATCGTATAGCTAATCAAATCGAAGGTTATGTGATTAAGCCTGAAGTGTACCTTTACAAAGCAGGTACAGGTAATGATTTTTTAAGAACTGTTCCAATTAAAAAACGTATGGCCAACATTAAAGAATACTTAATTCATTTACCAGTCATGTACGTGAATGGCAAAAGAGAAAGAGTAATCAATGGTGGTGGTGTCGGTCTTGATGGACTTGTTGCATATAAAGTTAATAAATCAAAAGCTGAAAAAAGTAAATCAAATTTCTTCTTAAACTCATTCTTAGGCTTCAAAGAATTTAAGCCAGTCGCAGCTAAATTTAATGTCGATGGTAAAGTCTTTGAAGAAAAGAAAGTCTGGTTTGCATCTGCAATGTATGCACAATACTTTGGTGGTGGTATGATGATTTCACCAAGAAAGAAAAGATCAGAAAAAGAAATTGAATTAGTCGTTGTTAGAAATATTCCAAAATGGGTTTTAGTATTAATTTTCCCAACAATTTATTTAGGTTGGCACCGTATGTTTAAAAGATGGGTTCAATTCTATCGTGGAAAAGATATCACAGTTGAATTTGCAGAACCTGCTTTCCTACAAATGGATGGGGAACATGAATATCCAGTATTAAAATATCAAATGAAGATGGAAGATTAAAAAAGAAGTGATTCCAAAAAATGGAATCACTTTTTTCTTTGTAGCCCAAGTCGAGAGAGGACTTTGGTCATTTTTCGTCTTGCATAAAGTCTTGCAGTTTCTGCACCTTTATCAAGAATTTCGTCTAATTCTTTTGAATTGATTAATTCAAGATATCGTTTTTGAATTTTTTCAATATGATTACCAACGATTTCAGCAAGTTCTTGTTTAAAGCTTGCATACGATGTTTCATTTTCATACTGTTTAACAATATCTTCAATTGAACGCTCTGTTAAAGCTGAATAAATTGTAAGTAAATTTGAGATGCCTGGTTTTTTCTTTTCATCAAAATATATTTTAGTATCTGAGTCAGTTACTGCAGATTTAATTTTATTTTTGATTTGTGCAACCGGATCAAGTAAAAGAATATAAGCTTTTTCAGTTTCCGCTTCACTCTTACTCATCTTTTTAGTTGGATCTTGAAGATTTTTAATCTTCGCACCAACTTTTGGTGTATAACCCTCTGGTACTGCAAATGTATCCCCATATTGTGAGTTGAATCGCTCTGCTAAAGTTCTTGTTAATTCTAGATGTTGTCTTTGGTCTTCACCAACTGGAACTAAATTTGCATCATAAAGCAGAATATCAGCAGCCATTAATGCAGGATATGTCAGAAGTGAAGTTCTTACACCTGTAGCTTTTTCTTTTTGTTTCTTTTCTTTGAATTGGATCATACGCTCCATTTCACCAATGTAAGCAGTGGATTCCATAATATAACCTAAAAGTGCATGTTCCATCACTTCAGATTGAACAAAGAGTGTGACCTTATGAGGATCTAGTCCACATGCAATGTAGAATGCTGCAATATCGCGCACGCGTTTTCTTAATAATTGTTTATCCTGTGGGGTAGTGATTGCGTGAAGGTCAGCAATAAAGATAAAGAATTCTGTGTCTTCTAAAGTATCTTGTAGTTTTACGAATTGTTGGATTGCTCCAATATAGTTACCAAGTGTTAATTCACCGGTTGGTTTAATTCCTGATACGAGTCGTTTCATTTAAATCATCCTTTCTAAATGGAAAATAAAAAGTCCCCAAAAGTAGTTAACTTTTAAGGACGAATTTAAAATCCGCGGTGCCACCTTAATTCTATATACATTATATATAGCGCTTAAGATTAAATTGTTGACTCCAAGGCCCATTCGCTAATCGTTTATCTTGCATTTCACCTTACTGCAAGTCTCTTCTAAATAAACTAAACTAGGTACTTACCTTTTCAACGTCATATTTATTTTAACACAAGATTGTTATTTTAAAGCAGCTTCAAGTTGATCTAATAATGATTCTAATCGTTTAACAACGGCTAAGAATGTTTCTTTGTTTGTTAAATCCGCACCAGCCATCTTAGCTTGATCAACTGGATACATTGAACCGCCTGATTTTAACATCTTTACATAGTTATCAAATGCACCAGAAACTTTTGACTTCACATTGTCATAAATCTTAAGTGAAGCTGAGAATGAAGTTGCATATTGATAAACATAGAATGGTGTATGGAATAGATGAGGAATGTATGCCCAAACATATTGTTTACCAGGTTCTTTAGTAATATCTAAATCATAATAATGTTTGTATAAATCGATCATGATCTTAGATAAAGCTTGTTCAGTAACTGGTTTACCTTCAGCAACGAGTTTATTTGCTTCATATTCGTATGTTGCAAATAAAGTTTGACGGTAGAAGGTTGAGTGAATATTATCAATTGCCATTGTTAATAATTCAATCTTTTCCTCTTTAGTTTCAGCTTTTTGAACTAAGTAATCAAGAAGTGCATGCTCATTGAAAGTAGAAGCAATTTCAGCAACGAAGATTGTATAATCTGAAATTGGCATTGGTTGGTTTGCATCACTGAAGATTGAGTGTGCTGAGTGACCAGCTTCGTGAGCAAGTGTGAATACTGAATCTAATGTATCATTGTGGTTTAAGAGAATGTATGGATGATGCCCATAGACACCTGATGAATAAGCACCAGTTCTTTTACCATCTTGTGGATAAGCATCAACAAAACCATCTTTAACTGCATCTAATTGAGCTTCAATGAATTCTTTTGGGAATCCTTGAATAGATTCAATAAAGAGTTGTTTAGCTTCAGCATAAGGATATTTCTTATCAGATTTAGCAAGTGGTAAGAAACGATCATAAGTGAAGTATTCATCCATACCAAGTGCTTTTTTCTTAATTTCGATGTATCTCTTTAAAAGATGTGTGTTTTCGTAAGCAGTATCCTTAAGATTTAGGAAAACAGAAGTTGGGATGTTGTTATGGAAAAGTGCAGCATCTAATGTTGATTCGTAATTACGGTTTTTAGCATTTGCTGAAAGTTGTTGAAGTACTAAGTTATAAGTTGCAGCAAATGCTGATTTGTTATCAACATACTTTTTGTATAATGTTTCAAAAATCAATTTACGGTCTGCTGGGTTTTTAGCGTTTTCTAATAAAGCTCTAAATTGAGCTTGAGTCACTAAAACTTCTTCACCAGTTGATAATTTAACTGTTTCATCTATTCTATCAATCACTGATAATGCTTGATAAAGTGATGTAGGAATTGATCTGATTGGAGAAAGGTTAGCAAGTAACTTTTCTTTATCTGCATCAAGGATGTGTGTTTGTCCTCTGAATAATTTTTGATAATTGAATAAATGAGGTTTTAATGATGCATCTTTTTCTAAGAAACTATAAACCTTTTCTTCACCTAATTCAATGATTTCAGGGGAAACATATGAAGCGATTTGACCTAACTGTGATAACAGTAATGATACCTTTTGGCTTCTTGAGAGTTTATCAGTATCTTTTAAGTTCAAATCAGATGCAAGATGTGCGTAAGAATATACTTTATAGATTTTTTTAGTAATAGCTTCATCTAACTCATGATACTTTTTAAAGGTCTCAAAGTCGCCGAGCTTACCTTTGAAATCAGCAAATTGACCGATCTCTGATTTTAATGATTCGAAATCTTTTTCCCATTCTGCTTCGTTTGGGTAAAAACTTGATAAATCCCATTTCGACATATTTAAATACCTTCCTTTATATAAATTGCATTTATTATATCAATAAATAGAAGTAATTGAAAGTAAGAAATTTGACACATATGTCATATAATACGACTTTGGTTAATGAATACGTTTTCATTTGTGTGAAGACTTATAAATTCCTTGTTACTATTGTAAATCATTTGACAAATCACTATAATAAAAGTAGTCACTTATAGGTGGAGAAGGTTACACTCAAACTCTGGAAGGAGACTCTTATGGTTACTATTTACACTACACCATCATGTTCTTCTTGTCGTAAAGCAAAAAAATGGTTAGACGAGCACAAAGTCGCATATGAAGAAAAGAATCTGTTCAATCATCGTATTAACGATGAAGATATTGAACTGATGTTAAACCATGCAGAAAATGGTTTTGATGATATTATTTCAACACGCTCTAAAATCTTTAAAGAACAAGAATTAGAAGTTGAAGATATGTCAGTTTCTGAATTAAAATCATTTATTATTAATCACCCATCCGTTTTAAAACGTCCAATTATTGTGGATGCTAAACGCATGCAAGTTGGTTATAACGATGAAGAAATTAGAGTATTCATTCCTAAGCGTTTAAGGGAAATGATTATGAGAGAAAACTCAGAAGAGGATTTCACACATTATCAAGATACGTTAAACAGATACTTTTCTACAATAGATCCAACAATTCAAGAAGAAGAAATTGAAGAATAGCCTTAGGGCTATTTTTTTTGTAAAAAAAAGCATCCATTCAAGGATGCTATTTAACTAAACAAGTTAATGCACGTTCGCTCTTACGTTTTGTAGGAATGAATTTGATTTGATGCTTTTCTAAGAATTTATTAAAGATTTCAAGACCGATTTCATAGTGGTCAACTTCATATTCGATTTCATAATCTGTGACACCACAATATTCATTGTAATCTAAGAAGAGTGTTCCACCTTCATAAGGTGTTGAAGCACGGTAGTTATCAAGAGAAGTTTGATAGGTTACAAAATAGTCAATTTGTTCAAAGAAATTTTTGGTATAAAACCCATTTTTCTTCATATCTTCAGCTTGTTCTTTTGTAATAATCACATGGTATTCAAAAGCTCCATGTTCAGATTGACTCTTTTAAGTTAATTTAAATGAGTTTTCTCTTTTTTGACGAATACGTAAAACCATCGATTTATGGTTTAATTCAAGATCTTTTGTATCAAAATAGTAGTTAGTTTGTTTAAAAACATTATTTTCTAGATCAAATGCTTGAATTAATTCGTCGTACTTTTCTTTATTGATTTGGGTTTTAAATTCGATTTCAACATTCATGTGCATGGCAATTCCCTCTCGTTAAGATTATATCACACAAACATAAAATGTGTTACTTGTTATTTATAATAACTAGTAAACGTTTACACAAATATTTAATCACACATTATGCATGCAATATGTTAAAATATAGTTGCAAAAACCAATTAGGAGGAATTTAAATATGGCTATCAAAGTAGCAATTAATGG encodes:
- the pepF gene encoding oligoendopeptidase F — its product is MSKWDLSSFYPNEAEWEKDFESLKSEIGQFADFKGKLGDFETFKKYHELDEAITKKIYKVYSYAHLASDLNLKDTDKLSRSQKVSLLLSQLGQIASYVSPEIIELGEEKVYSFLEKDASLKPHLFNYQKLFRGQTHILDADKEKLLANLSPIRSIPTSLYQALSVIDRIDETVKLSTGEEVLVTQAQFRALLENAKNPADRKLIFETLYKKYVDNKSAFAATYNLVLQQLSANAKNRNYESTLDAALFHNNIPTSVFLNLKDTAYENTHLLKRYIEIKKKALGMDEYFTYDRFLPLAKSDKKYPYAEAKQLFIESIQGFPKEFIEAQLDAVKDGFVDAYPQDGKRTGAYSSGVYGHHPYILLNHNDTLDSVFTLAHEAGHSAHSIFSDANQPMPISDYTIFVAEIASTFNEHALLDYLVQKAETKEEKIELLTMAIDNIHSTFYRQTLFATYEYEANKLVAEGKPVTEQALSKIMIDLYKHYYDLDITKEPGKQYVWAYIPHLFHTPFYVYQYATSFSASLKIYDNVKSKVSGAFDNYVKMLKSGGSMYPVDQAKMAGADLTNKETFLAVVKRLESLLDQLEAALK
- the trpS gene encoding tryptophan--tRNA ligase: MKRLVSGIKPTGELTLGNYIGAIQQFVKLQDTLEDTEFFIFIADLHAITTPQDKQLLRKRVRDIAAFYIACGLDPHKVTLFVQSEVMEHALLGYIMESTAYIGEMERMIQFKEKKQKEKATGVRTSLLTYPALMAADILLYDANLVPVGEDQRQHLELTRTLAERFNSQYGDTFAVPEGYTPKVGAKIKNLQDPTKKMSKSEAETEKAYILLLDPVAQIKNKIKSAVTDSDTKIYFDEKKKPGISNLLTIYSALTERSIEDIVKQYENETSYASFKQELAEIVGNHIEKIQKRYLELINSKELDEILDKGAETARLYARRKMTKVLSRLGLQRKK
- the spx gene encoding transcriptional regulator Spx, with product MVTIYTTPSCSSCRKAKKWLDEHKVAYEEKNLFNHRINDEDIELMLNHAENGFDDIISTRSKIFKEQELEVEDMSVSELKSFIINHPSVLKRPIIVDAKRMQVGYNDEEIRVFIPKRLREMIMRENSEEDFTHYQDTLNRYFSTIDPTIQEEEIEE
- a CDS encoding diacylglycerol/lipid kinase family protein, whose amino-acid sequence is MDIILYNPLSSRGKNIKVAAKLEKKLKKQKREVLIINLLNIIDVKEFLDKHNESDRIIILGGDGTLHRIANQIEGYVIKPEVYLYKAGTGNDFLRTVPIKKRMANIKEYLIHLPVMYVNGKRERVINGGGVGLDGLVAYKVNKSKAEKSKSNFFLNSFLGFKEFKPVAAKFNVDGKVFEEKKVWFASAMYAQYFGGGMMISPRKKRSEKEIELVVVRNIPKWVLVLIFPTIYLGWHRMFKRWVQFYRGKDITVEFAEPAFLQMDGEHEYPVLKYQMKMED